AAGGAGCTAAAAAGCTGACTTATTGCACACAACGGCAAACAAAAATGTGCCCGCCTGCCTGCTCACTCACGCACTCGCTCGCTCGCGCCCTCTGCGGTCCCTGAGACGGCCTCCATTTCAGGCCGAGAAACAGCGAGAGGCAATGTGAATAGAGACATCAAAATGGTTAAATTGCCAAATGAAAAGCTCTTATCTTCTCCACGCGATAACGCAGCCCAAGAGGAGATTTCGGCTTTCCTCCATCCGAGATGGCGTTTCTGGTTAGCTGCACTCAGCTGCTCCATGACTTGCGGTTGTCTCCTCTGAGGACAGGAACGCGGGCGGCGTCGGCGGCAGGGAACTCCGGGGCAGCGCGCCGGCCGTCGCGGCAGCTCAGGCGCTCCGGCCGAACAAGAATGCCGTGTGCAGGCCGGCATCGGAAGTAGCGCTGGCCGCCCACGCAGCCGTCGTGTTTACCTGAAATGGAGGGACAAGGAATTTAGTAGAAGCGAAGCTTGAGTCAAGCTCCAAATTCACATTTAGTTTTCCTACTTTACAAATTCATTCTTGCCTTATCATCATAAAAGTTTGAGAAATTGACTCTTTTTCCTCCTGGAATCATTTtcgtaaagttaaaaaaaaaaaaagaataaataaatcacaatttgATGACTTAGTAATTGTCTTTGGCTAcattttttcaatgtttcaaatttgatttttgtaAATGAGCGTACATGGCGAGTAAGACTACATTTCCCATGAATTTTAGATACAGAAGCCGGAAGTAGTTCTCGTGCCAGTATGACGACAACATGAAGAGCTGCGAGCAATCGGCTGTGGGTGCGAATGAGATCACAAACGTAAATGTACAATAGGAAGGAATTGAACTTTACATTTCGCTCTGATATTGTAACTGTAGGACGTAGATTTAGGTAATTTTTCACAATTAGATGATTTATTCCCATTAATTGTGAACTTATTTCTTGTCATCttgataatttattttttcttctcaccTAACAGCTTTCTTCTCTCGCAATTTTAGAACATAAATctaaattattttccattttaaaaaactgatatTTCTTTTTTCGCTAATTTTGTTGTCAGAAACGTCCAACTTTTCAGCTGATGACTTCATGGCTCGAGTCCTGTCATTTTCTGACCGGAATTTTAATTTGCTTGTCGCGATTCCGCCGGTTGAGCTCACCTGCGGGGGAGTCCAGCTCCACGCCCACCCACACGCCTTCAGCAAAGTGCGTGGCCCCCACGTAGCGCACGGTGCCCGCCTTGCTGCTCCCGACTGCCACGTGGGCACCGTCCGTCAGCCAGTCTGGCACGGCCGAGTCGTCGAGCGGCTTCTGTTCAGGGAGGAAGTGGCGTGCGGTCACGCCGTCGTGATTGGCGGCGAGCGCGGCGTccaggaggagggaggaggaggacgacgaggaagGTTGCAGGACGTCGGACAGGGTTGCCGTGGAGACGCTGGCCGAGAAGTAGCCGCTGGACGATTGGCTGAGCGGGCTGAGGGGGGCGCTGTCATGCGGGTCATGCACGGGAAGAGGAGGGGCGTCGGCCGGGTCGGACCGCCGCTCTTTGGCCGGCGCTCGCGGGACGGGGGCGGCCTAGCGACGATCGCCGGGGCGGACCAGACAAAACCAGCGTCAGATTCGCAACCTTTTTCTcgcaaatatattttcatattcctgtacatttactttttttgggtCTCAATTTCATGAATTTTAATGAATCATTGTTTTCCACCATGAAAGATCTGCTTGgattcaccccccccaaacattataataataataaataaaaacataatgaTTCATAATTTTATGACTGACCTCACTAATGCACAACACAATTTTAGTCTCAAGTCTACATCCTTTTATTTGTAATACTGTGTtagaatatatttattttagattAATATTGCAATGATTCGTTTTTCTTTAAATGTCCCAAGAATTCTGAACtaaattttaattgttttgcaacttattttttaattctcccAGAAAAGTTGAACTCTTCTCATAGaattaaaaaagggggggagtTGTTTATGCTAAAGCAGCAGCTGTGTAAAAGGCTCACATGCTTGCCTAttacattgaagaaaaaaaaagaccaatgcAAACCGAGTTCGAGTATAATGAGACAAAATTAGACAACGAAATGTGGCAGCGAGTCGTGCATCCTCACCATGTCCATCTTGACTCTGCTGTCATCACCAGCTGGTGGTGACATGATGCGCGGCAAGTGCTGCTGGATggacaaccaaacaaaacaaacaaacaaaaaagtcacactGGCTGAATTggctaattgtttttttaaattttttttttaaagtataacATCTGCTCCATTTTTGACTAAAAATCTCTTCTCCTTGCTGTTTTTCTGCTCAGACCAAAGCCTTGTCTGAAATAAAAAGCAGAGCTTTGGCACCGTCTTATGGCATTAGAGTGCCGAGGAACTACAATGAAGTGGCTCGAGAACCTTCATTTCGACGagccataaaataaaatatcaattttCGCTATTCAGACTCTGTCCCTTATACTGTACCGTTAAATTCCAGAGGAATTGAAAAGttggccattttattttattttcttaaaggTCAAAATGTTACAATCACAATTTGTAGAGTAAAAGTATTGCACcatttcaatatatatattttttaagtacaGACATATTTTGCTGAGATAAAAATGTGCAATCCTGCGggaataaaatatttgtaatcATATCTGTTCttttaattgggaaaaaaagctaAGGGAGAGAGAAGCAATTGGTTTaagatgtttgttttactgCCTCGCTGGTTTCCGTATGTAAGTATACCCTTTTTTAAAACGATtacaaaaaatcaaaaacaatttcaaatgattcTGCAGAATATTAAGCTCCAGCCCGCCGACCAAAGTTTTGAGAACCAATGTCTTggcgagagggagagaaagcaCGGAGGCCCATCTTTGCCCACCTGCTGGCCATGCGGCGACGGCCTCAGCTCCTTCTTGTCGTCGCGTGCCGGAAACAAAGACTTGAGCAGTTTGGGCATCTGCGGAACCAACGCCTTCACTGAAAGATAAGAGGCAGCAAGTCCTGAACGACCTGAGAGGGGAGGCGGGAGAAGTAGGAAGAGGAAGGAGGCAAGGAATCGAGGAGGCACAGGAGGTGGGAAAGATTAGCAGAGAAGTCGATGgcaataagactgaaaaaaaaaaaaaaaagcatcgcgATCAATCAAAGAATTGATTGCGGTTTAAACATGATTGGTGAAAAGCAACGTCCTCATTCAACAGCACAAAATGAAATCCAACACTAATGAGAGGAAGCAATTCGGAATCCGAGCCATGATAACGTGAGAcatgacattgtttttgttgacatttactATAGATTGGAGGATGAGCAGCTTCGATAAGGGTTGTTGGAGGACAAGGGGGGAGAAAGAAGATGAAAaaggtgagaagaaaaaaaggtgacaaGATGGTGAGAGGGAAAAGGAAAGTGAGAAAAGTAGGTGAATACGAAGAGAGTGGAAGGATAAGGGGAGCAGAAAATaaggtcaaagaaaaaaaattaaaaaggtgaAAGTGAGAAAAAGGAGGTGAAGAGAAAAGCGACAAATGAAGGAAACTGAACGAAGgggacgggaaaaaaaagaaggctcaACCAAAGGATAGTTGATGAAAAGGGAAGATGTGAGGAAAGAAAGTCAGAATAGAAGATGATGGTGAGAATATATGTTTTGATATTCAGAAAAAGAAGACGATGTGTCATATTGTCAGGATAATTAGGGGcttcattttgttcaaaaaaaatcGAAACGCAACAGCTCATCATCAGCAGAAGCAGCAACAGCAGAGGAAGAACAACAAAGTTGCGTCGGTGGCTCAGCCACGGCGCTTTACCTTGTTCTGGCTCTTGGTTGTGTTGCGAGGTGACGGCGGCTGTGGAGGGCGGCGGTTGCTGCGACGGAGCGGGGCAGTAGGTGGAGGGAGACGAAGCCGGACGGGGGAGCGTGCGATGGTACGCAGACGGCATGAAGATGTCTTGTTGACTCTCCCAGCGACCCTGAACATCAAACGTGCGTGCACGCGACAAGGTGACATCATCAAACACGGGAATTCACTTTCCTCCTGTCGGAACGTTTGGAAGCATCAAACACTTTAGCAACATTATTTAGATAGTGTAAGTGTATTTCATGAGTACTCCGtggtgtccgtgtgtgtgtactACCTTGTCCTCAAGCAAGCAGGTGGTGGACAAGTCTTGTCTGCTTCCAGAAAGCTACGGATGGACAATAGCATGAAGTGAATAGCAATATTTAACATATTGTTCTAGTTTTCTTCCTAGTTGGCACTCACTTCTTActgtaaaaaaggaaaaaaaactttcctaGGACACTCACTGCTTATGTAATGAAAGCGCTGATGTTGCAAATTGTGACTTTGGGTGGGACAGACTTGTCGGATCGAGCAAGTGTCCACATATCTTGTAAATTTAAAACATTCTTTGACTTGTAAAGCTAAATCAGTTTTCTcgtaaaaatgtcacttttcttGGAAACATTGTTCTCTCCTACGTTATTATTAATATGTTGgcttttgtttcgtgtacaatactacaaaatctgccatttttttgtcctcttaAGTTCAActattgtcaaaatgaatgtcattttCTCAAATAGTCTTGTAAAAACTTCATAACTGTATAGTTATCCTCGTAGCttagaaatgaacaaaaactgCTTCCTTCATAAAGCGAAAGTGCTGATGTTGCATGTTGTGGTTTTTGGGACTGCCCGACATCCTGTCTCGCGCGGATTCCAAGAGGAACTGTTTAAAATTGGTGTTCTCCTGGCACTTCACTGAGCGTACATTAGTTATTCACGTGACACAGGCATCAGTGCGGTGGTTATACCCTGTTAACAGACGGAGAACTGAGACTCCGCCGGTTGCTTCTTCCTCTTGCAGCGAGCTGCTCCTTCACTGCCACCTCCTTAAAAACACAAACGCATAAGGGTCAGATTACatctattgttattattatttttttaacctttcctGTTGGGCATTATGGTGAATCTGTTTTTCAGTCTGACACAGGGAGTTAAGTTCTGTTCAGTAATATAAAGTCATAAGTACAGTAACCATTTGGATGAAAAACACTGCGCTGTGAATTAAAcgataacaacaacaaccaaaaatcaaaatgaaaaacacgaaGTAGGAGGCCAACTGAGAGTGCCTTCTTGTAAGCAAACTAGTTCACTGCGCACCGTTTGTAAGCTTGGAAGATGGAATGCCACAAAGATGTCAACCGCGAGGGATTCAagtggttttattattattataatatcatTATATTATTCTATTCAAATAAGAGGtaagctaaaaagaaaaactttgttTCAAATCCAACCAGAACTCGTTTGCTGCTGTCAAGATAATTAGAGAGATTGCTGGGGATCCACCACACTTGGTGCCAATAAACTTCCCTCAAAAATCTAGCATACTCAAGTGtgacttctatttttttccttcctcatgatgcattttttggctggtacAACTTCTACTTTCGAGTGACCTGGAGTCCGAAAAAATACGGTAGGCCCAGTGTGTACCTGTCTGAGTCGATCCAGGGTGAGGATGTTTTCGAGACTGAGGACGCTGCGCAGGTACTTCTCGATGGCGGCTTCGTCGTCGGCCGACTCGCTGCTGGCAGCGAGGCGAGCCAGCATCTCCCTGTCCTCCGAGCCAGGAGCGTCCTGATGAGCGGTACAAATTGCATTTCATGATTTTCCCAGAAAACCCAGAGCGTGCTCTTCTACATTaggaatcacacacacacacacacttaccccTGGGATGTTGGACACCACCTCAAAGGTGACACCGCATCCTTGGATGGTGCTGCGCGTGGACATCCTCCTGAGGAAATTGTGGGCGAAGCCCTGGCGCCCGGGATTGACATTGACGCAGATCCTCTTCCTCAGCACCAGCTGCATGTCGGCGGGGTGGCTGAGCTGCACCACCACGCGCACGGTGAGGTAGACCCGGCTGTCGGGCCAAGCTCCCCCACGGCTGAGCTGCGGACACTCGTGGACGGTGGAGTCCCACGACGCCTCCGCTTTCACCTGCAAGCCAGACAAAGCGCAATGAAGGGAAAACTCGGGCGGAAATTAGTCAGTCACATTCCTTTCTCGTCTTCTTTACCTCGCCATCATAGTGTTTGACAATCTGCAGGTCAAAGAAGTCGTCCTCGTCTTCGCCGCTCAGCGTGGCGTCCCAGCCTCCCGCGTCTGGAACCTCGAATTGGTCCTGTGAGCTCAGGTCGTCGGCTGGATGCCACGAATATCATTTCAAACTGATCATCCAACATTactcttcaaaataaatgccttacaaatgaaaaaaaaaaccactcttGGTGcgcatgtactgtatacaaagtAAACACAACATACGTTTGAGGTTGAGGAAGAGGACTGGAATGTGAGTCTCCATGCCCGGAAGTGGAACCCTGTGGACAAACAAGAACGTCAGCATTCATGAACTCATTGTCTTTTAGAAAACGTTGACTTTGGCACACTTGAATGACTGAGACAAAAAAGGTTTGGCATTTATTGAGCATGTCATTGAACAAGCCCTTTAATCAGCctacttccaaaaaaaatattgctggaCTTCGATGGATATCGTTGACCGTTTCAGGGATGGTAAAAATCGAAAGCATACCATTCCGCAGGTGCTCCAGGAATACCGCTGCCTGCAGAGGGGACCATCACGGCATTGCGCTCTTCTGTTAGGGTCAAGCGCCATTCCAGCAGCTGAGCCTCCCTCTCTATGTCGTCCTCGGTTTTttctacacacagacacaatgaTTAACACATCAAATACACACATGCCACAGTCTCGTCTTGCGTGCGGCTGTGGCCGACCTGCTTTGCTGACCAGACTCTGCAAGTGCTGGTCCAAGTACTCCTGCCTCTTGGTGAGCGCCGCTAACCACTGACGTCGCAAACGTTCCAGGTCTCTCTCCtgtgtgagaaaatggatgttaAATTGAACTTCACAACACGACACTAAGCATCCCCCATGTTCATGGCTCTCAATTAGCCAATTCACTTCTTAATTTTAGGAGCATAGTTTGtggtatactgtatttatgGTTTGAACAATGAATATTAGCAATTCGAAACAATTCTAGGGGCAGTGTCAATGACTCGCTCTTTGCAGCACGGCCGGCTCCCTATCAATTGTTTTCCACCTGATAACTGTCCATCTCATCTCCCTCAGGGCCGCCGATGGTGCTTGTGATCTCCACGCAGCCCACCGACACAGCCAGCACGATCTCCGATATGAGTGGCATGGTACCCGAGTCCTGAACGGAGCGCACGTCCACTTGGATTCTCCTTGCCTGACCCTGAGGGGAATAGGAAGCCGGGTCAAGATGAGATTGCTTTGGGACCGCTTCTATCGGGTCACAACTGGGGAGGTGGGGCGTCATCTGTACTTGTCGAAGCTGAAAGATTCCGCCGGTGTTGACGTCTCGGGCGGGAATGACTTCAACCGGGACAAAGTCTCCATTCTCGTTAATCTCGAGGATTTGAATCCAGAGTTCCAGCCGGCGCATTACCTCACTCCACCTGTGgggcaaaaacaaacaccgccACGGCTTTGAATGCCGTAcaaaagtgaaaacaacaacatattacGAACAAAGAGTTGGGGATACTCTATTGTGCTTTTGAGTGACATTTCGAAACAAAGATAAAATCTATAACAGCCTTTACAATAATTGCAGtcgaccctgaaaaaaaaaagtcacctgtCTCGTAGCGTGCGTGTCTTGGCCTGGATGATGCTGAGGTCCCACAGGGCAGGATTCCTGCCCGAGTCCGCCTGCCTGTGTCCGAACACCTCGATGGCCACAGCCCCTTCGGTCAGGTATTCGATAAAATCCTCCGACACGGACACGGCCAGCTCCTTGCAGCTGTCAAACACCACCATGCAGTGTGGGTCCTTGTTGCTGGGTGACAACGACGAGGGGTCCACCTCTGGGGCCACGATGATGGGCTCGGCTTGGTCCCAGAAGGAGTACTGGCAGAAGACGAAGTTGGACAGGTACTGTGGGAGACCAGTAGCCTGCAGGATTTTAATCTGGAGAAAACAAATGACTGATGATGTTGCTTCAGGAAGTTTACTGACACTGGACAGGCAATGGGCATTTTGGCACTTCTTACCATACAGACAAGTTTGCGGTCCTGAATTTCAGAATCTGGGTTGTTGTCAGGATCGTCTCCTCCAGCGATGTTGTCCTCCAGAGCACCTCCAACCCTCACCACTTCCACATGGAGACGCCCGGCCACCtgacaatgacaacaaacaacCTTCCTGAAAAATGTCAGTCTGGGAAAGACATGCATTTTTACCAgaatttaaaacagttcccagatgtcttcataataaatttgtttttgtcaatataCCGCAAGGATCAACAATCATGCTACATTTGGCATcctgtattttttcaaaataaggctGGTCCtttctcatgcaaatgagccaatGCTCAACCAGCCCACCTTATCGGTGGGCCAAGATTTTTGAACAAAGGAAACTGATGGTCAGTTTACTTAACATGCACATGCTATTAAAAAGTTACTCTTACCAAATTACTTCCCTTTTAGGCCGAACCCCAAATTTGGAACTTAACTCTGTGATTCCTTACCTCTCCTTTCTGGTTGATGATGGGCACAGCGTACTGCATTTTGACGTCATAGAAAAGGCAGGACAGGAAGACGTTGGCCACGCCGATCAGGCTGTGGTTCTCTTGTTCATCAAAGAAAGGGTCGGCCCGGCGAAAGTACGAGCGCATCCCCTGGATGGGACACGGAAGTGATTGTGGGAGCGTTTAACCTCCTGGGTTCTGCACATCAAGTTTGAATTGTTTACTTACAGGGTTGTCATTGTCGTGCAGGTGGTACTCCTGCCACTCCTGGTAGAGCTCCCTCATGTCCACCAGCCGGTTCTCAGTCTTCTCTAAGCTCCAGATTTGCTTGCCACGGCAGCGACGTCGCACCTGAATGGCGGGTTCGCTGAGCACAGCATCCCTCTACacacgcacaacacacacacacacacacacgcacacaagtaaTGACGGGATGCAGCCTAAATTCTGGGAATCGTCAATTATATTTAACGTAATGGAAGGCAATCACAGCGACATTGCCAAATACCCGATGCCAATGAAGACGATGCAAATGCAGTGATTTAGCTACGTTAAAGACACTAAATTCGGAAATATAAATGTGGCTGAATTCGAGGTTCCAGACCTTGCGGTTGGCATTGAGGTTGTCAGAGGGGATCTGTAGGGTGACTCGGTACTCGGTGTGACGTTCCAGCTCATCTGCAatgaagcaggcctcttgaaccaGGAGGTTGGCTCTAACGATTTGCTCCCGCAGCCGCCTCAAGCTCCTCACCAACACAGCCTCCCTGCAGGTGAACATTTGGAGCATAAATGGAACAAGAAGTGAGTTTATCAGGGGAAGTGCGGTACAGTTAGTACACTGTCAAAAGTGACATCCCATCATCTGAGTCACTATGTTcttgaggaaaaagaaaataaagtgccCCTTAAATCTAGTTTCAGCGATCAATGGGAAATCGGATCACATTTATGCATCTGATGCAGCTAATGCCACCCTAAATACAGTGGTGCCCTGAATTACAACTTTAGCTCGGAACTCACTTTAGTCATGTTTCAAAACAATATTCTCCattgaaataaattgaaatgcTTTCGATCGTTTCTAGCcccatcgtaaaaaaaaaaaaaagcattttcaataATGAAAAAATTTAAAACCGTAATCAAACCTAAACGTGTTTTATTAAGTGCAATTGCTGTATGTTGGGACAAGCTGAGTTGCAGGAACAACAGTTGTAGTCTTGTTTAAGCGGTGTGGTCTCGTGAGCAACGAGGCTGGTTGGGCTTCACGATATTTTCTGGACATTTCTGGCTTATTGTCGCTCCTtcttcatgttttcattttgagagaaaaaacaaaaaacttgagCCAATCGTAAGCCACTGTACCACTGTCTTgcgtgacaggaaaaaaaaaggatttaccAATGAGAATTTGACCGATCAACCTAAACCAAACTTGAACTGACTCTTCACATACCTGTCTTCATTCCATTGTCTGAGTCTGCTCTGAGCGCTGCTTGAGTGGCTCATGCCTCCCATGCTTAGCCTTTCCATGCTGCGATAGTGAGATTGCTGGCCGGCACTAGGCTGGCCGAACGCCGGCGGTCCCGGGGGGCCTGCGGACAGGCGGTCCGGATTGAGCTTGCGACGGAGCTGCTGTAGCTCATGCTCGTACATCTGCCTCTGGCGCTCCAGGGCCGAGCGTTTCTCCTCTTCGTGTTGCCTCTCCAGCGACTGCAGAACACCCTGCATCGGGTCTGACGGGACAAAATGTTGGTGAAAATGGGTTATGCCATTTTTTAGTTTTAGATTGAAAAATGCAGTGGTGGACCATGCATTTGGTAGGTTGGCCCATCTCCTAATACAACCTCACAATTATAGAATTCATCAATTCAATGCAAACTAATTGCACTTCAAGTATTTTGGGGCTACATCCCTACCAGCTTTGTGCAGCGAGACACTGATATTTTTGCCCATTGTTCTTCATGAAAAAGCTCAAACTCAACCAGATTGGATGAAGAGTGTCTGTGAATAACAATTTTCAAATCCTGCCAGATCTTTAATTGGATTTAGGTTTGGACATTGTAACGATCCATTCAAACACATGAATATTATTTGATGTAAACCATTCCACTGTCTTGCCGGAAGAGGAATAGTCTTCCCTTTCTCAAATCTTTTGCAACTTCTAACAAGTTTATTTCAAGGATGAACCTGTATTTTGCTTAGAATTCAGAAAAGTGTTTGCTTACCATTGTTGCCCAGAGCCTTCATCATGACTTCGGTCTGTGCAAACTCGTATGAGAAGCTGACTTCGCTGGACACTTCGCTGGCTGAGTCACCGTCCGCATCCAGCTGCTCGCTGCTGCCGCTCTTCTTCATCACGCTGCCATTGCCCTCCTCGTCCTCTGCAGTTCGACTGCGTCGCTTGGGAAGGTTTATCCTGTGGGAGGAAGGGTGTAAGGCTCAAAGTTTTGAGGCGCAGCCCACTCATCCCGCGCAAACTGGAGGTGACTTAATTACCTGAAGAAATGGTTGTTTCCCCAGAGGATTCGATCACCGTGGTGAAGCTGCAGTGCGCAGGTGGCGGGAGACCCATTTACACACGTCCTGCAAGTTTAGATTCAATATTACTGTCATTTTTACATCACAagtacaaggcaaaaaaaaaaaaaaagctcattcatCTAACTAATACGACCAGGAAGGCTCAATAAACAGAGCGTTGTAAAATGGCGCAGTTGAGAtacacctgccccccccccaaaagcatGGAATTAAgcttttttcaaatgtgggtaAAAATGGATAAGTATGGAATCTCTGCTAATATGTATGACGCGTAAAACATCAAGATCCAATATACTCAGACAGTTTCATTGCATTGAAAAACACCTCTCGGTGATGAAGGTTGTTTCATGTGTCAAGAGAAaatttgtgttaaaaaataaaataaaataaaactgccatgtgggA
This Hippocampus zosterae strain Florida chromosome 4, ASM2543408v3, whole genome shotgun sequence DNA region includes the following protein-coding sequences:
- the kif13ba gene encoding kinesin-like protein KIF13B isoform X2; its protein translation is MVEPSLDDSNVKVAVRVRPMNRREKELNTKCVVEMVKNQTVLHPAMANLGKGDSRNQSKVFAYDYCFWSMDESDEKFAGQEVVFQCLGESLLHNAFLGYNACIFAYGQTGSGKSYTMMGSGDQPGLIPRLCSALFDRTQKEQREQEKFTVEVSYMEIYNEKVRDLLDPKGGRHTLRVREHKVLGPYVDGLSRLAVASYKDIEVLMSEGNKSRTVAATNMNEESSRSHAVFNIILTHTLMDVQSGTSGEKVSRLSLVDLAGSERAAKTGAAGERLKEGSNINKSLTTLGLVISALAEQGTAKNKTKFVPYRDSVLTWLLKDCLGGNSRTAMVATVSPAADNYEETLSTLRYADRAKSIVNHAVVNEDPNARIIRELREEVEKLRVQLTQAESLKAPELKERLEESEKLIHEMTVTWEDKLRKTEEVAQARQKQLESLGISLQSSGIKVGDDKSFLVNLNADPALNELLVYYLKEDHTQVGSADSQDIQLCGMGIQAEHCVIDISADAAVILTPYPNARTCVNGSPATCALQLHHGDRILWGNNHFFRINLPKRRSRTAEDEEGNGSVMKKSGSSEQLDADGDSASEVSSEVSFSYEFAQTEVMMKALGNNDPMQGVLQSLERQHEEEKRSALERQRQMYEHELQQLRRKLNPDRLSAGPPGPPAFGQPSAGQQSHYRSMERLSMGGMSHSSSAQSRLRQWNEDREAVLVRSLRRLREQIVRANLLVQEACFIADELERHTEYRVTLQIPSDNLNANRKRDAVLSEPAIQVRRRCRGKQIWSLEKTENRLVDMRELYQEWQEYHLHDNDNPGMRSYFRRADPFFDEQENHSLIGVANVFLSCLFYDVKMQYAVPIINQKGEVAGRLHVEVVRVGGALEDNIAGGDDPDNNPDSEIQDRKLVCMIKILQATGLPQYLSNFVFCQYSFWDQAEPIIVAPEVDPSSLSPSNKDPHCMVVFDSCKELAVSVSEDFIEYLTEGAVAIEVFGHRQADSGRNPALWDLSIIQAKTRTLRDRWSEVMRRLELWIQILEINENGDFVPVEVIPARDVNTGGIFQLRQGQARRIQVDVRSVQDSGTMPLISEIVLAVSVGCVEITSTIGGPEGDEMDSYQERDLERLRRQWLAALTKRQEYLDQHLQSLVSKAEKTEDDIEREAQLLEWRLTLTEERNAVMVPSAGSGIPGAPAEWVPLPGMETHIPVLFLNLKPDDLSSQDQFEVPDAGGWDATLSGEDEDDFFDLQIVKHYDGEVKAEASWDSTVHECPQLSRGGAWPDSRVYLTVRVVVQLSHPADMQLVLRKRICVNVNPGRQGFAHNFLRRMSTRSTIQGCGVTFEVVSNIPGDAPGSEDREMLARLAASSESADDEAAIEKYLRSVLSLENILTLDRLRQEVAVKEQLAARGRSNRRSLSSPSVNRLSGSRQDLSTTCLLEDKGRWESQQDIFMPSAYHRTLPRPASSPSTYCPAPSQQPPPSTAAVTSQHNQEPEQGRSGLAASYLSVKALVPQMPKLLKSLFPARDDKKELRPSPHGQQHLPRIMSPPAGDDSRVKMDMAAPVPRAPAKERRSDPADAPPLPVHDPHDSAPLSPLSQSSSGYFSASVSTATLSDVLQPSSSSSSSLLLDAALAANHDGVTARHFLPEQKPLDDSAVPDWLTDGAHVAVGSSKAGTVRYVGATHFAEGVWVGVELDSPAGKHDGCVGGQRYFRCRPAHGILVRPERLSCRDGRRAAPEFPAADAARVPVLRGDNRKSWSS
- the kif13ba gene encoding kinesin-like protein KIF13B isoform X1 produces the protein MVEPSLDDSNVKVAVRVRPMNRREKELNTKCVVEMVKNQTVLHPAMANLGKGDSRNQSKVFAYDYCFWSMDESDEKFAGQEVVFQCLGESLLHNAFLGYNACIFAYGQTGSGKSYTMMGSGDQPGLIPRLCSALFDRTQKEQREQEKFTVEVSYMEIYNEKVRDLLDPKGGRHTLRVREHKVLGPYVDGLSRLAVASYKDIEVLMSEGNKSRTVAATNMNEESSRSHAVFNIILTHTLMDVQSGTSGEKVSRLSLVDLAGSERAAKTGAAGERLKEGSNINKSLTTLGLVISALAEQGTAKNKTKFVPYRDSVLTWLLKDCLGGNSRTAMVATVSPAADNYEETLSTLRYADRAKSIVNHAVVNEDPNARIIRELREEVEKLRVQLTQAESLKAPELKERLEESEKLIHEMTVTWEDKLRKTEEVAQARQKQLESLGISLQSSGIKVGDDKSFLVNLNADPALNELLVYYLKEDHTQVGSADSQDIQLCGMGIQAEHCVIDISADAAVILTPYPNARTCVNGSPATCALQLHHGDRILWGNNHFFRINLPKRRSRTAEDEEGNGSVMKKSGSSEQLDADGDSASEVSSEVSFSYEFAQTEVMMKALGNNDPMQGVLQSLERQHEEEKRSALERQRQMYEHELQQLRRKLNPDRLSAGPPGPPAFGQPSAGQQSHYRSMERLSMGGMSHSSSAQSRLRQWNEDREAVLVRSLRRLREQIVRANLLVQEACFIADELERHTEYRVTLQIPSDNLNANRKRDAVLSEPAIQVRRRCRGKQIWSLEKTENRLVDMRELYQEWQEYHLHDNDNPGMRSYFRRADPFFDEQENHSLIGVANVFLSCLFYDVKMQYAVPIINQKGEVAGRLHVEVVRVGGALEDNIAGGDDPDNNPDSEIQDRKLVCMIKILQATGLPQYLSNFVFCQYSFWDQAEPIIVAPEVDPSSLSPSNKDPHCMVVFDSCKELAVSVSEDFIEYLTEGAVAIEVFGHRQADSGRNPALWDLSIIQAKTRTLRDRWSEVMRRLELWIQILEINENGDFVPVEVIPARDVNTGGIFQLRQGQARRIQVDVRSVQDSGTMPLISEIVLAVSVGCVEITSTIGGPEGDEMDSYQERDLERLRRQWLAALTKRQEYLDQHLQSLVSKAEKTEDDIEREAQLLEWRLTLTEERNAVMVPSAGSGIPGAPAEWVPLPGMETHIPVLFLNLKPDDLSSQDQFEVPDAGGWDATLSGEDEDDFFDLQIVKHYDGEVKAEASWDSTVHECPQLSRGGAWPDSRVYLTVRVVVQLSHPADMQLVLRKRICVNVNPGRQGFAHNFLRRMSTRSTIQGCGVTFEVVSNIPGDAPGSEDREMLARLAASSESADDEAAIEKYLRSVLSLENILTLDRLRQEVAVKEQLAARGRSNRRSLSSPSVNRLSGSRQDLSTTCLLEDKGRWESQQDIFMPSAYHRTLPRPASSPSTYCPAPSQQPPPSTAAVTSQHNQEPEQGRSGLAASYLSVKALVPQMPKLLKSLFPARDDKKELRPSPHGQQQHLPRIMSPPAGDDSRVKMDMAAPVPRAPAKERRSDPADAPPLPVHDPHDSAPLSPLSQSSSGYFSASVSTATLSDVLQPSSSSSSSLLLDAALAANHDGVTARHFLPEQKPLDDSAVPDWLTDGAHVAVGSSKAGTVRYVGATHFAEGVWVGVELDSPAGKHDGCVGGQRYFRCRPAHGILVRPERLSCRDGRRAAPEFPAADAARVPVLRGDNRKSWSS